One Glutamicibacter halophytocola DNA segment encodes these proteins:
- a CDS encoding SDR family NAD(P)-dependent oxidoreductase, with amino-acid sequence MAQYDVADRSAVVTGAGSGIGRAIAILLAANGAKVVVQDLNAEAAQGTVDSIKAAGGEAVAVAGDASSSEVIDETIKAANAMAPLKIGVNNAGIGGRAAKVGELTDEDWDKVISVNLNAVFRGTRAQANAMSQNGGGSIVNMASILGSVGFAGSSAYVSTKHAVVGLSKTAAVEYATDGVRVNSVAPGFIETPLLKQMPKDAYDALVSKHPIARLGQPEEVAALVAFLASDAASFVTGSYHLVDGGYTAI; translated from the coding sequence ATGGCTCAGTATGATGTGGCAGATCGTTCGGCAGTAGTTACCGGCGCCGGATCAGGTATCGGGCGAGCAATTGCAATTCTCCTGGCCGCCAATGGAGCCAAAGTCGTCGTCCAGGACCTGAACGCCGAAGCCGCGCAGGGCACCGTGGACAGCATCAAGGCCGCCGGCGGAGAAGCCGTGGCTGTCGCTGGAGACGCAAGCTCCTCCGAGGTCATTGACGAAACCATCAAGGCAGCCAACGCCATGGCCCCACTGAAGATCGGCGTCAACAACGCAGGCATCGGCGGACGCGCTGCCAAGGTCGGCGAGCTCACCGATGAGGACTGGGACAAGGTCATTTCCGTGAACCTGAATGCCGTCTTCCGCGGAACCCGTGCCCAGGCCAACGCCATGAGCCAGAACGGCGGCGGTTCCATCGTGAACATGGCCTCCATCCTCGGCTCCGTGGGCTTCGCCGGCAGCTCTGCCTACGTGTCCACCAAGCACGCCGTGGTGGGCCTGAGCAAGACCGCCGCCGTCGAATACGCCACCGACGGGGTGCGCGTGAACAGCGTGGCTCCCGGATTCATCGAGACCCCGCTGCTGAAGCAGATGCCCAAAGACGCCTATGACGCCCTGGTTTCCAAGCACCCCATTGCCCGCTTGGGCCAGCCAGAGGAAGTCGCTGCGCTCGTAGCCTTCCTGGCCAGCGACGCCGCATCCTTCGTCACCGGCAGCTACCACCTGGTTGACGGCGGATACACCGCAATCTAG
- a CDS encoding MFS transporter: MRYAVAFMLFLTVVINYMDRSNLSVAAPLISEEFGLDTAQQGLLLSAFGWTYAAMQLPGGWLVDRVQPRLLYPICLVLWSVATIFMGMAGSFVALIVLRLAVGGFEAPAYPINNKVVTAWFPERERATAIGFYTSGQFIGLALLTPVLLWLQHALTWHWVFVVTGAVGVVWGLIWFVLYRNPVDSKKANAAEVQYIREGGGLVDLGSAKAKSAAPKLNKADFALVLGRRKLWGIYIGQFCLTSTLWFFLTWFPTYLVTYRHMDYIKTGFLTSLPFIAALAGVLISGVLSDLMLKRGASLGTSRKLPIITGLLLSMSMIGAIFTDSTALVITFMSIAFFGNGLASITWSLVSALAPSHLIGLTGGMFNFIGNLSSIATPIVIGLLVSATDFGPAFIYMTVIAAVGILSYVFLVGKVQRVEG, from the coding sequence ATGCGCTACGCCGTAGCCTTCATGTTGTTCCTTACCGTAGTCATCAACTACATGGATCGTTCAAACCTTTCGGTCGCAGCACCATTGATTTCCGAGGAATTCGGACTCGATACTGCACAGCAGGGTTTGCTGCTCTCTGCTTTTGGCTGGACCTACGCTGCCATGCAGCTTCCCGGCGGATGGCTGGTAGACCGAGTACAGCCCAGGCTTTTGTACCCCATTTGCCTGGTGCTCTGGTCTGTCGCGACCATCTTCATGGGCATGGCCGGAAGCTTCGTAGCCCTGATTGTCCTGCGCTTGGCAGTGGGCGGTTTTGAAGCCCCTGCGTACCCCATCAACAACAAGGTGGTCACCGCGTGGTTCCCCGAGCGTGAACGCGCCACCGCCATTGGCTTCTACACCTCGGGCCAGTTCATTGGCCTCGCGCTTCTGACTCCAGTTCTTCTGTGGTTGCAGCATGCATTGACCTGGCATTGGGTATTTGTAGTCACCGGCGCCGTGGGTGTCGTCTGGGGCCTGATCTGGTTTGTTCTCTACCGCAACCCGGTGGATTCCAAAAAAGCGAATGCCGCCGAAGTCCAGTACATCCGCGAGGGCGGTGGATTGGTCGACCTGGGCAGCGCCAAGGCCAAATCGGCAGCACCCAAGCTCAACAAGGCTGACTTCGCGTTGGTTCTGGGACGGCGAAAGCTGTGGGGCATCTACATCGGCCAGTTCTGCCTGACATCCACGTTGTGGTTCTTCCTGACTTGGTTCCCAACCTATTTGGTGACCTACCGCCACATGGACTACATCAAGACCGGATTCTTGACGTCGCTGCCATTCATCGCGGCCTTGGCCGGTGTGCTGATCAGCGGAGTGCTCTCTGATCTCATGCTGAAGCGCGGAGCCAGCCTTGGCACCTCGCGCAAGTTGCCCATCATCACCGGGCTCTTGCTTTCCATGAGCATGATTGGCGCAATCTTCACGGACAGCACCGCGCTGGTGATCACTTTCATGTCCATTGCCTTCTTCGGCAATGGCCTGGCCTCGATTACCTGGTCCCTGGTGTCCGCGCTAGCGCCATCTCACTTGATTGGCCTAACAGGGGGCATGTTCAACTTCATTGGCAACCTCTCCTCGATTGCGACGCCAATCGTGATTGGACTGCTGGTCTCGGCAACCGACTTCGGCCCTGCCTTCATCTACATGACGGTCATTGCCGCGGTCGGAATCCTTTCCTACGTATTCCTGGTCGGCAAGGTGCAGCGCGTCGAAGGGTAA
- a CDS encoding ABC transporter ATP-binding protein — protein sequence MRRKLTHQSTAVLGLKLLSFAYLDAPEATLRDMQLDARPGSLTIISGHSGSGKSTLGAILAGLLPRHGMDQLVGTVKVDGTEIEFSPSSAPRVDVAQWAKHVGLLPQDAGHYLSGIRGTVAEELAFSLENAGVPREQMYRQVTQLARRLRMEHLLERNPQQLSGGQERLVALAALAISEPEVLVLDEPLAGLDRQATELVSEMINMLRANGTALVVLADSMQLWAHEADELWELDRGTLQRISSEKQQRQPESEATHRQPLPADSPVLLNIDSVRLAYPGSTEPVVQDLHLQVRSGECLGLAGANGSGKTTLLKAIAGLLEPSAGTLGTIGQTGMLLQNSSDQLFERTVFREVSFGIPKKSATRKRVTEVLAQLGLEFFTQTHPYELPASARRLVALATVMIHEPQILLLDEPTEALDEAGESKLRETIAAVLDRGGAVILSTHDERFMQSVAHRVHLMK from the coding sequence ATGCGTCGAAAACTCACTCACCAATCAACTGCAGTACTTGGATTAAAGCTTCTCAGCTTCGCCTACCTTGATGCGCCGGAGGCAACTCTGCGGGACATGCAGCTGGATGCGCGTCCAGGTTCCCTCACCATTATTTCGGGGCACTCGGGCTCCGGCAAATCAACGCTGGGCGCAATACTTGCTGGCTTGCTGCCACGCCACGGCATGGACCAACTTGTCGGAACCGTCAAGGTGGACGGGACCGAGATTGAATTTTCTCCTTCATCGGCTCCACGCGTAGATGTCGCTCAGTGGGCCAAACATGTAGGCCTATTGCCTCAAGATGCAGGACATTACCTATCCGGCATTCGAGGCACGGTCGCAGAGGAGCTGGCGTTTTCGCTGGAAAACGCAGGCGTTCCGAGAGAACAGATGTATCGACAAGTCACCCAGCTTGCCCGGAGGCTCCGGATGGAGCACTTGCTGGAGCGAAATCCGCAGCAATTATCCGGCGGGCAAGAGCGGCTGGTCGCTTTGGCTGCGCTGGCTATTAGCGAGCCTGAAGTCCTTGTCCTGGACGAGCCATTGGCCGGGCTGGACCGGCAGGCCACTGAGCTTGTTTCAGAGATGATCAACATGCTTCGCGCGAATGGAACGGCTCTCGTGGTGCTGGCTGACTCGATGCAACTCTGGGCCCATGAGGCAGATGAGCTCTGGGAGTTAGACCGAGGGACTCTGCAACGGATTTCATCCGAGAAGCAACAGCGCCAGCCTGAAAGCGAAGCGACGCACCGCCAGCCATTACCTGCAGACTCACCGGTATTGCTGAATATTGACTCTGTGCGATTGGCCTATCCCGGATCCACCGAACCCGTAGTTCAAGATCTTCATCTTCAAGTCCGGTCTGGAGAATGTCTTGGCCTGGCGGGCGCCAACGGTTCAGGGAAAACGACCCTGCTCAAAGCCATAGCTGGATTGCTGGAGCCCTCGGCAGGAACGCTGGGGACCATCGGACAGACGGGGATGCTGCTTCAAAATTCTTCTGATCAGCTTTTTGAACGCACGGTTTTTCGAGAAGTGTCGTTTGGAATTCCAAAGAAAAGCGCAACGCGAAAACGCGTCACCGAGGTGCTCGCGCAACTAGGACTTGAATTCTTTACGCAAACCCATCCCTATGAATTGCCCGCCTCCGCGCGCAGACTCGTGGCCTTGGCAACCGTGATGATCCACGAGCCGCAGATCCTGTTGCTGGACGAGCCTACTGAAGCCCTGGATGAAGCCGGAGAATCCAAGCTCCGAGAAACCATCGCAGCGGTCTTGGATCGCGGGGGAGCGGTTATTCTCTCTACCCATGATGAGCGATTCATGCAAAGTGTTGCCCACCGGGTGCACCTGATGAAGTAA
- a CDS encoding (deoxy)nucleoside triphosphate pyrophosphohydrolase — translation MKKQINVVGAVIVRNDEILCAQRGFGGSLGGMWEFPGGKIEPGESPRQALEREIQEELLCTVTVTDEVTSTTYEYDFGIVTLTTFYCELVEGEPQLTEHEATKWLKRSELDALEWAPADIPAVELIKAA, via the coding sequence TTGAAGAAGCAGATCAACGTTGTCGGGGCCGTAATCGTTCGAAACGATGAGATTCTTTGCGCGCAGCGCGGTTTTGGCGGCAGCCTCGGTGGCATGTGGGAGTTCCCAGGCGGCAAAATCGAACCCGGAGAAAGTCCTCGCCAGGCACTCGAACGTGAAATCCAAGAAGAGCTACTCTGCACCGTGACGGTAACCGACGAAGTTACAAGCACGACTTATGAATATGATTTCGGGATCGTGACGCTGACGACCTTCTATTGCGAATTAGTTGAAGGGGAGCCGCAGCTGACGGAGCATGAAGCTACAAAGTGGCTGAAGCGCAGCGAGCTGGACGCATTGGAATGGGCTCCTGCCGATATCCCCGCTGTCGAACTCATCAAGGCGGCATGA
- a CDS encoding DUF3427 domain-containing protein, translated as MMSSSTDISFTGGLSGDVTYGFLDGKKQSRRHHHPRVVLNADGNTVLRILREELARCDEFIFSVAFVTPNAIAMLKQELVEFSGRGTIVTSDYLGFNSPSAFSELLNLTNLGIDVRIHSADAFHPKGYIFKSADVVTAMIGSSNLTGNAIVKNHEWNLKVTAANDSDLAGQLADLAGSQLTESQSLSQEWIDLYAAQYTPPPPRKKIEIAKKLEQADEQLIDEVAARLSESSGFGGDINWADQLMPILPNKMQYEALKALEKVRLSGESKAIIISATGTGKTILSALEVRAAHPERFLFVVHREQILDKTIKEYRRVIGGDADQFGKLAGISKQSDRKYVFATVQTLSQDAVLQSIESDTFDYVIVDEAHRVGSPTYKKVLAYLQPKFLLGLTATPERSDGFNVFEFFDYNVPYEIRLNHALEENMLSPFHYYGIADVTLDDESVRDSSEDLSHLVTADRVHHVVDALTKYGQAGAAPKGLIFCSRKDEANALSAALNQQKLRGKTLRTLSLSGDDSIERREQVVSQLEAGDLDYILTVDIFNEGVDIPTVNQVVMLRQTQSAIVFVQQLGRGLRKAPMKDYLVVIDFIGNYANNYMIPIALFGDESLNKESLKEKLIATEQAGVMAGLSSIRFDKIAQQRVLDSIRTTALDSIQKLRGSMQAMQNRVGQAPRLFDFYRFESVDPVLLATKKENYPTLVKNLLRIDHDLNGDELRALSLLSHEVLTSKRVHEFVLVRELLSNESITFDQFAAALREHGVEPTKRELLSAVETLSLANHAQVDQTRYGIRLASIENGSIKLHAGFSHSYRTHGSFTEEVDDLLQTGMALVNDRYIGGHPFIVGGQYSRKEVTRLLGVPRKWTSTLYGYKVDMESKTCPIFVTLHKADDVSASTAYQDELVDPSHLRWFTRSRRTLTSDEVRRIVNNEVDLHVFVKKDDAEGTEFFYLGKADSRNAQQAEMPGKDNEPLDVVTMDLHFEESIDRALYDYLSPNSDLT; from the coding sequence ATGATGTCGTCCAGCACGGATATTTCATTCACTGGTGGACTTTCCGGTGATGTCACCTATGGTTTTTTAGATGGCAAGAAACAGTCTCGTCGCCACCATCATCCACGTGTAGTCCTCAACGCGGACGGTAATACGGTTCTGCGTATACTGCGCGAAGAGTTAGCACGATGCGATGAATTCATTTTCTCGGTTGCCTTCGTGACACCAAATGCAATCGCAATGCTCAAGCAAGAGCTCGTTGAGTTTTCTGGCCGCGGCACAATCGTGACCTCGGACTACCTGGGGTTCAATTCGCCGTCTGCCTTCAGCGAGTTGCTGAACCTGACAAACCTTGGCATTGACGTCCGAATTCATAGCGCTGATGCGTTCCACCCCAAGGGCTACATTTTTAAGTCGGCTGACGTGGTCACAGCGATGATCGGTAGTTCAAACCTTACCGGCAACGCCATCGTCAAAAACCATGAGTGGAATCTAAAGGTGACTGCGGCGAACGACAGCGACTTGGCTGGGCAGCTCGCTGACCTCGCTGGTAGCCAGCTCACTGAGTCTCAATCGCTGAGCCAGGAATGGATCGATCTTTATGCAGCGCAGTACACGCCGCCTCCACCGCGCAAGAAGATCGAAATTGCCAAAAAACTCGAGCAAGCGGACGAACAGCTTATCGATGAAGTTGCTGCAAGGCTTTCCGAATCCAGCGGCTTTGGCGGTGACATCAACTGGGCAGATCAGCTCATGCCGATTCTGCCCAACAAGATGCAGTATGAAGCGCTCAAGGCATTGGAGAAGGTGCGCCTCAGCGGCGAATCGAAGGCCATTATCATTTCGGCTACAGGTACAGGCAAGACAATACTGTCGGCGCTTGAGGTACGAGCTGCCCACCCAGAACGATTCTTGTTTGTTGTTCACCGCGAACAGATCTTAGACAAGACGATCAAAGAATACCGACGAGTCATCGGTGGGGATGCAGACCAGTTTGGCAAGCTGGCTGGTATCTCGAAGCAGAGCGATCGAAAGTATGTGTTCGCGACAGTTCAAACCCTGTCTCAAGATGCAGTGCTGCAGTCGATTGAGTCAGACACCTTTGACTATGTGATTGTCGACGAGGCCCACCGGGTCGGCTCGCCGACGTATAAGAAGGTCTTGGCCTATCTGCAACCGAAGTTCTTGCTCGGGCTGACAGCGACTCCAGAACGTAGCGACGGGTTCAACGTATTTGAGTTCTTCGATTACAACGTTCCGTACGAGATTCGGCTGAACCATGCATTAGAAGAGAACATGCTCAGTCCATTCCACTATTACGGAATCGCGGACGTGACCCTTGATGATGAATCGGTCCGCGATAGTTCCGAAGATCTATCGCACCTCGTGACCGCGGATCGTGTGCATCATGTGGTCGATGCATTAACAAAGTATGGACAGGCCGGTGCGGCGCCTAAAGGGTTGATTTTCTGCTCCAGGAAAGACGAAGCTAATGCCTTGTCTGCCGCCCTGAATCAGCAGAAACTTCGCGGAAAAACGCTCCGAACTCTAAGCCTCAGTGGTGATGACTCGATTGAGCGGCGCGAGCAAGTTGTTTCCCAGCTTGAAGCGGGCGATCTCGATTACATCCTCACGGTGGATATCTTCAACGAAGGTGTCGACATCCCAACCGTGAATCAAGTCGTGATGTTGAGGCAAACGCAATCAGCGATTGTCTTTGTCCAGCAGCTTGGGCGTGGACTTCGCAAGGCGCCAATGAAGGATTACCTGGTTGTTATTGACTTCATTGGCAACTATGCGAATAACTACATGATTCCAATTGCTTTGTTCGGTGATGAATCATTGAATAAGGAGTCCTTGAAGGAAAAGCTGATCGCAACCGAACAAGCAGGTGTGATGGCTGGCCTATCGAGTATTCGATTCGACAAGATTGCCCAGCAGCGCGTTCTTGATTCGATCAGGACAACGGCACTAGACAGCATTCAAAAGCTGCGAGGATCGATGCAAGCCATGCAGAACCGTGTTGGGCAAGCTCCGCGGCTTTTCGACTTCTATCGCTTCGAATCAGTCGACCCAGTTCTGCTTGCAACGAAGAAGGAGAATTACCCGACGCTCGTGAAAAATCTGCTGAGGATCGATCACGATCTCAACGGTGATGAACTACGGGCATTGTCGCTGCTTTCACATGAAGTCCTAACCTCGAAACGAGTACATGAATTCGTTCTGGTCCGCGAATTGCTGTCTAATGAATCAATTACGTTCGATCAATTCGCTGCGGCGCTTCGAGAGCATGGGGTGGAACCCACTAAACGTGAATTGCTCAGCGCAGTCGAGACCCTAAGTCTCGCTAACCACGCCCAAGTGGATCAAACGCGTTATGGCATTCGACTAGCATCAATCGAGAATGGCAGCATTAAACTGCATGCTGGGTTCAGTCACTCCTACCGGACGCACGGGTCCTTTACTGAGGAAGTTGATGATCTGCTCCAAACTGGAATGGCGCTGGTCAACGATCGGTACATTGGAGGACATCCGTTCATCGTTGGCGGACAGTACTCTCGCAAAGAAGTCACGAGACTGCTCGGAGTACCGAGAAAGTGGACTTCAACTCTTTATGGCTACAAAGTCGACATGGAATCCAAAACCTGTCCAATTTTCGTGACGCTCCATAAAGCCGATGACGTTTCCGCAAGTACTGCCTACCAGGATGAGCTAGTGGATCCTTCGCATTTGCGATGGTTCACGAGGTCACGGCGTACGTTGACAAGCGATGAAGTCCGTCGCATCGTCAACAATGAAGTGGACCTTCACGTCTTCGTAAAGAAAGACGATGCCGAAGGGACCGAGTTCTTCTATCTGGGTAAAGCTGACTCTCGAAATGCACAACAGGCCGAGATGCCGGGCAAAGACAACGAACCTCTCGATGTTGTAACGATGGATTTGCACTTCGAAGAGTCTATCGACAGAGCGTTGTACGACTATCTGAGCCCGAATAGCGACCTGACGTAG
- a CDS encoding energy-coupling factor transporter transmembrane component T family protein, with the protein MPRTIKLHPFTILAIAAAVITMTTAASLWWLSCAVMALCLLIAGWAGHLKKLAVLSGAMLLPTFLSLLLIHGLISRDQSPAIAQWGPLRVTSHGLEVAMSLGLRTAVLVVVGLLCGLLIDKHQLVAAIDLSPVPPQLGYLLAATLFLLPQMAEKQRQIGEAQTLRHMGTGTGLTGWFQRMRLRAVPLVLASMQDAQDRAVHLSARGFPATGSRTRLRTVPDSSVQRGIRWAALVCAVFGPVLILALAGFGSR; encoded by the coding sequence ATGCCCCGCACCATCAAACTTCACCCATTCACCATTCTGGCTATTGCGGCAGCAGTTATCACCATGACAACTGCTGCCAGCCTATGGTGGTTGAGCTGCGCTGTCATGGCACTGTGCCTGCTCATCGCAGGATGGGCGGGGCACCTGAAAAAGTTGGCAGTTCTCAGTGGTGCCATGTTGCTGCCAACATTCCTTTCTTTATTGTTGATTCATGGATTGATCTCCCGGGATCAGTCTCCTGCCATTGCGCAATGGGGTCCGCTGCGCGTGACCAGCCATGGTCTGGAAGTAGCAATGTCGCTGGGCCTGCGGACGGCAGTTCTTGTCGTGGTTGGCCTGCTCTGCGGATTGCTCATCGACAAGCACCAGCTGGTGGCTGCCATTGATCTCTCGCCGGTTCCGCCGCAGCTGGGATATTTGTTGGCGGCGACATTGTTCTTGCTGCCGCAGATGGCCGAGAAGCAACGCCAGATTGGCGAAGCGCAAACCCTGCGCCATATGGGCACCGGAACCGGGCTGACAGGGTGGTTCCAGCGCATGCGCCTGCGCGCGGTACCGCTGGTTCTTGCGTCTATGCAGGATGCTCAAGACCGTGCCGTTCACCTTTCGGCGCGAGGTTTCCCCGCCACGGGATCGAGAACTCGTTTGCGAACGGTTCCGGATTCTTCGGTACAGCGCGGCATCCGATGGGCTGCCTTGGTCTGCGCAGTGTTTGGACCGGTGCTTATCCTTGCGCTAGCAGGATTTGGGAGCAGGTAG
- a CDS encoding nucleoside hydrolase: MTQTSHDGSQFKNDFLNRLLIDCDTGIDDALALAYLCTLDHVQIEAVTSTPGNVDVEQVAANNRALLKLCGRSDVPVLIGAREPLEIPLVTTPETHGPQGVGYATLPDPRPSSSDDIDAVDYWIEAARANPGELTVLLTAPLTNFALALRREPKLPWLLRKVVIMGGAFYHQGNTTPTAEWNTHVDPHAAKEVFAAYTAAAEQGLESEKLPIVCSLDTTERFEMQPEFLTKLSEEAGCEEPELVQASDAEGTLSKATNPLVRYLSDALRFYFEFHRHYDQGYIAHVHDYFAAGVAAGTLEYETRPATLDVETESQLLFGTTVADFRGLWGKPANAHVVSRNDPQAGFEELVKRLGALARKVTTDS, translated from the coding sequence ATGACTCAGACTAGCCATGATGGATCGCAGTTTAAGAACGATTTCTTGAACCGTTTACTCATCGACTGCGATACTGGCATCGATGATGCCTTGGCCTTGGCGTATCTCTGCACCCTCGATCACGTGCAGATCGAAGCAGTCACCAGCACTCCCGGCAACGTTGACGTTGAGCAAGTCGCCGCAAACAATCGTGCCCTTCTTAAACTTTGCGGTAGGTCTGATGTTCCGGTGCTCATCGGTGCCCGCGAACCGTTAGAAATTCCTTTGGTAACGACCCCGGAAACTCATGGTCCTCAAGGTGTTGGTTATGCGACGTTGCCTGACCCTAGGCCCAGTTCCAGTGATGACATTGACGCTGTCGATTATTGGATCGAAGCGGCCCGCGCCAACCCCGGTGAGCTTACTGTTCTTTTGACCGCGCCACTGACCAACTTCGCGCTGGCGCTGCGCCGCGAACCAAAGCTACCCTGGCTGCTGCGCAAAGTAGTCATCATGGGCGGTGCCTTCTACCACCAAGGCAACACCACCCCAACGGCAGAGTGGAATACCCATGTAGACCCGCACGCGGCCAAGGAAGTATTTGCTGCCTATACCGCTGCGGCTGAACAAGGCCTTGAATCCGAGAAGCTTCCCATTGTTTGTTCGCTGGACACCACTGAACGCTTCGAAATGCAGCCGGAGTTCCTGACGAAACTTTCTGAAGAAGCAGGATGCGAAGAACCAGAACTGGTTCAAGCCAGCGACGCCGAAGGCACGCTCAGCAAAGCGACCAACCCGCTGGTGCGCTATCTTTCTGATGCCTTGCGGTTCTACTTTGAATTCCACCGGCACTACGACCAGGGCTACATCGCGCATGTCCACGACTATTTCGCAGCGGGCGTTGCAGCGGGAACCCTGGAATATGAAACACGTCCCGCCACCCTCGATGTCGAGACAGAATCACAATTACTGTTTGGAACTACCGTGGCGGATTTCAGGGGGCTCTGGGGCAAACCAGCAAATGCCCATGTGGTCTCCCGAAACGATCCACAAGCAGGCTTTGAAGAACTGGTTAAACGCCTCGGTGCATTGGCCAGGAAGGTAACTACCGACTCTTAG
- a CDS encoding alkene reductase — protein sequence MDLFSPVALGDLKLSNRVVMAPLTRSRSGKDGVPNADVVEYYRQRASLGLIVSEGTYPSFAGQGFVRQPGLVTEEQVAGWKKVTDAVHAEGGLIVAQVMHAGRVTHPDTTGAEFVEAPSAIAVEGESRTYTGKHAYPVPHALGTEELPRIIEEFVAASRNAIAAGFDGVELHGANGYLLHEFLAPSANTRTDNYGGSPENRARFVIEVATAVAHAIGAGKTALRISPEHNVQGAVENDRADVLATYTALLEGIAPLGLANLSILHHEPSGELVQSLRKTFGGPVLLNTGFAEITTYEEAARVAAEGWGDAVVVGRPAIANPDLVRRWKEELPLNEPDFATFYTEGPKGYIDYPFWEN from the coding sequence ATGGATCTTTTTTCCCCAGTAGCCCTCGGCGACCTCAAACTCTCCAACCGCGTGGTCATGGCGCCATTGACCCGTTCACGCTCAGGCAAGGACGGCGTTCCCAATGCTGACGTCGTCGAATACTACCGCCAGCGTGCTTCCCTCGGCCTGATTGTCAGCGAAGGAACCTACCCGAGCTTTGCCGGCCAGGGCTTCGTCCGCCAGCCAGGCCTGGTCACTGAGGAACAGGTTGCCGGGTGGAAGAAGGTCACCGACGCAGTGCACGCCGAAGGCGGACTCATCGTCGCCCAGGTCATGCACGCAGGACGCGTCACCCACCCGGACACCACCGGAGCTGAGTTTGTGGAGGCGCCAAGCGCCATCGCCGTTGAGGGCGAGTCCCGCACCTATACCGGCAAGCATGCTTACCCGGTTCCTCACGCGCTGGGCACCGAAGAACTTCCAAGAATCATCGAAGAGTTCGTGGCTGCTTCGCGCAACGCTATTGCCGCAGGCTTTGACGGCGTAGAACTGCACGGCGCCAACGGCTACCTGCTGCATGAATTCTTGGCACCATCGGCCAACACCCGCACCGACAATTACGGTGGTTCCCCTGAAAACCGCGCACGCTTTGTCATCGAGGTAGCTACCGCGGTGGCCCACGCCATTGGCGCTGGCAAGACCGCACTGCGCATTTCGCCGGAGCACAATGTCCAGGGCGCCGTGGAAAACGATCGCGCGGATGTATTGGCTACCTACACCGCGCTGCTGGAAGGCATCGCCCCACTGGGTCTGGCCAATTTGAGCATCCTGCACCATGAACCATCCGGTGAGCTGGTTCAGTCGCTGCGCAAGACCTTCGGCGGACCGGTGCTGCTCAACACTGGCTTCGCAGAAATCACCACTTATGAAGAAGCCGCGCGCGTTGCCGCCGAAGGCTGGGGCGACGCCGTAGTTGTTGGCCGCCCCGCGATCGCCAACCCGGACCTGGTGCGCCGATGGAAGGAAGAGCTGCCGCTGAATGAACCAGACTTCGCCACCTTCTATACCGAAGGCCCAAAGGGCTACATCGACTACCCATTCTGGGAGAACTAA